Proteins encoded together in one Microbacterium sp. ABRD28 window:
- a CDS encoding LLM class flavin-dependent oxidoreductase, translated as MQFGIFTVSDITEDPTTGRTPSESERIQATVTIARHAEEVGLDVFALGEHHNPPFWSSSPTTTLAYIAAQTERLILSTATTLITTNDPVKIAEDYAMLQHLAQGRVDLTLGRGNTGPVYPWFGKDIRQGLPLAIENYALLHKLWREDVVDWEGRFRTPLQGFTSTPRPLDGVAPFVWHGSIRTPEIAEQAAYYGDGFLANNIFWPKEHYQRLISLYRQRFAHYGHGAPEQAIVGLGGQVFMAKNSQDAVKEFRPYFDNAPVYGHGPSLEDFSEMTPLTVGSPQQIIDRYAGMREHYGDYQRQLFLIDHAGLPLKTVLEQLDILGGEVVPALRRELAAGRPANVPDAPTHAARVAAAYAGAPAPQAVPHANRGDNLAGGPSPYRRPAAAASSRTGE; from the coding sequence ATGCAGTTCGGCATCTTCACGGTGAGCGACATCACCGAGGACCCGACGACCGGGCGCACCCCGAGCGAATCGGAGCGCATCCAGGCCACCGTGACGATCGCCCGCCACGCCGAGGAGGTCGGGCTGGATGTCTTCGCCCTCGGCGAGCACCACAATCCGCCGTTCTGGTCATCGTCGCCGACCACGACGCTGGCCTACATCGCCGCGCAGACCGAGCGGCTCATCCTCTCCACGGCGACCACGCTGATCACCACGAACGACCCCGTGAAGATCGCCGAGGACTACGCGATGCTGCAGCACCTGGCCCAGGGGCGGGTCGACCTGACCCTCGGCCGAGGGAACACGGGCCCGGTCTACCCGTGGTTCGGCAAGGACATCCGTCAGGGCCTGCCCCTGGCGATCGAGAACTACGCCCTCCTCCACAAGCTCTGGCGCGAGGACGTCGTGGACTGGGAGGGGCGGTTCCGGACTCCTCTGCAGGGCTTCACCTCGACCCCGCGGCCTCTCGACGGCGTGGCTCCGTTCGTCTGGCATGGTTCGATCCGCACCCCCGAGATCGCCGAGCAAGCCGCCTACTACGGTGACGGCTTCTTGGCCAACAACATCTTCTGGCCGAAGGAGCACTACCAGCGCCTCATCTCGCTGTACCGTCAGCGCTTCGCCCACTACGGCCACGGCGCCCCTGAGCAGGCGATCGTGGGTCTGGGCGGCCAGGTGTTCATGGCGAAGAACTCCCAGGATGCCGTGAAGGAGTTCCGCCCCTACTTCGACAACGCCCCGGTCTACGGTCACGGACCGAGCCTGGAGGACTTCAGCGAGATGACGCCGCTCACCGTCGGCTCACCGCAGCAGATCATCGACCGCTACGCGGGGATGCGCGAGCACTACGGCGATTACCAGCGTCAGCTCTTCCTCATCGACCACGCCGGGCTCCCGCTGAAGACGGTGCTCGAGCAGCTCGACATCCTCGGCGGCGAGGTGGTTCCGGCCCTCCGGCGGGAGCTCGCCGCCGGCCGCCCGGCGAACGTCCCCGACGCGCCCACCCATGCCGCACGCGTCGCCGCGGCCTACGCCGGGGCGCCGGCGCCGCAGGCGGTTCCCCACGCGAACCGCGGCGACAACCTCGCCGGCGGACCGAGCCCCTACCGCCGTCCCGCCGCAGCCGCCTCCTCCCGGACGGGGGAATGA
- a CDS encoding FMN reductase, whose product MTSRRIAVISAGLSSPSSTRLLADRLATAAVRELGGRGDEAVTDVFELRDHAHAITDNLLTGFAPPNLETMINAVASADGLIAVTPIFSTSYSGLFKSFIDVLDPDALTGMPVLLGANAGTARHSLAIDYAIRPLFTYLHAAPVPTGVFAASSDWGGAGDQVSPLGERIDRAAREFAAAVAGRPAASASDPFDPANFLGEGRSFGHLLGGLAGE is encoded by the coding sequence ATGACCTCGCGCCGCATCGCCGTGATCTCCGCCGGCCTGTCCAGTCCCTCCTCTACACGCCTCCTGGCCGATCGCCTCGCCACGGCCGCGGTGCGCGAACTCGGCGGACGGGGCGACGAGGCGGTCACCGACGTCTTCGAACTCCGTGACCACGCCCACGCCATCACCGACAATCTCCTGACCGGCTTCGCGCCCCCGAATCTGGAGACGATGATCAACGCCGTCGCCTCGGCCGACGGACTGATCGCGGTGACGCCGATCTTCTCCACCAGCTACTCGGGTCTGTTCAAGTCGTTCATCGATGTCCTCGACCCCGACGCGCTGACCGGGATGCCGGTGCTCCTCGGAGCGAATGCCGGCACCGCGCGGCACTCGCTCGCGATCGACTACGCCATCCGGCCCCTGTTCACCTACCTCCACGCCGCACCCGTTCCCACCGGGGTCTTCGCCGCATCGAGCGACTGGGGCGGTGCCGGCGATCAGGTCTCGCCGCTCGGGGAGCGCATCGACCGCGCCGCGCGGGAGTTCGCCGCCGCGGTGGCCGGCCGCCCCGCGGCATCCGCTTCGGATCCCTTCGATCCCGCGAACTTCCTCGGGGAGGGGCGCTCCTTCGGGCACCTGCTCGGCGGGCTCGCGGGAGAGTGA